AAATGACTACCGCTCTTCAAGTATGTATCCTTTCTGGACCCTCAAGGCCAATTGCCCATGTCCGGACTTTCTCCGCGCTTCACCTCCTCGATCGGCCCAGTCCACACGTCCAAGTGCGACTACGCTGAAACTCCAGCTGGTTGGTCTTTCCACAAATCTTCCAGTAATCCATTCTTTCTTGGAAACAACTACTCCGTTCGATTGTCGGTAAGTTTGACTTGCTGCATTCTTGAGCGATCAGGTCGGGGTTTCTGCTCGCGGCCAGtccagcggcagcggcagcttCAAGTGCGGGTCCGCAGCCTGAGGCTCTTCGTCTCTTCCATCGTTCTGGAGTCTGGACGATCGATGGTATTTGGACTTCGAAGTCGTTGAATGCTCGGAACGGTCTGGCTGGTCTAGACTGATTGAAGCCTGTCGAGAATGAGACACTTGAAGCATTGTTGCTTTCAGTTTCTCTGCCTCGCCATCGCTGACTCTTCCACTTCGTTGTCAGTTCTCGCGTCTTGATCCGAAACCGTCTCTACTGATCACCGCATGCCTGTCAGAGGAGCGCCCCCGTTACTGCCAACGGAGGAAACCGCTCTCCaacctttttctcttctctcttttgctttcGTCTATCGtactccttctcctcttcattTCCTGTTCCGTCCCGATTTCCATCCACTCTTTCTTCACCTCCccacactctttttttttcttttttccttttttggtTGTCTTGCTCCGCTTGCCCTTTCATTTCATTCCCTTTTACGGCTTCCGTCAACCCATTCTCGTGGATCGTCGTCATTCTGAGCCAGATCTTTCGTTTGCATCTTTTTCAATCGCTCAGTGCCCCTCCTCCCGGTCTcgctcggcctcctccttcctttctttcctccaaCCGCCTTCCCACCCCCGTGTCTCCCCTCGTCGATGCTAATTACCGTCGCTGGATCTTCTCGATCGTCGGGTTTTTCTTCCTGATCATCTTCCAACTTCCATCACACCCCCTGCTCTCTTCTGCCTGATCTGGATCTCATCAGGCCGCACGGCTGTGCCTGCACCTTCGCTTCATTCACGTCGATCGATCCTTCCTGGTCGTCCTACCCTTTTGCTCCAGTCCCTTTCTCGACGTCTTCCAACTTTCTCGTGTTCGAGCTGAGAAGAGCCTATATCTGTGCACCCCTGGATCCGTCAATAGCCACCCTTTTCGGCTCGAAAGTCTCGGTTCGAACCCTGACCACACTCAACTGATCCTCTAACCCCCTCCTGATCGCCAACCACGGCCACCAATCCGCCTTAGCCTGGTGAAGTGTCTCAGATCTGCCGGGAATCGCTGTGGAGAATACTCGAGTGTTGATCACCATGACCACTGTCGGTCCCAGTCCGAATTCCCCACCCGAGTTGTCGGGGTCGAAATCCTCCAAGTCGTCATCCTTTCGTTCATCCCAGATTGATAGCGCAGATGCGGTATTCACCGATGTTGGAAATTTCGAAGACATTGGCCTCGAAGATGACACGgttctccccctccccgatCAGCCGACGCCGTACGGCCGCGGGTCCGCCGCCCGATCGCAAGCTACCCGATTGCCAAACACTCTCCCTTTCAAGAGCCCTGCAGTGACCACACGCGATCTGACGGCGACATCAAAGCCGCGCAATCATCGCATACTGCCACCCATTAATAGTGCGCTCAACGGATCAGCGCGAAGCCTGGAACCTACGGGGTCCCTAGCAGTCCGTTCTGGCAACAGGAGGGACTCTGTAAGTGGCCACCAGCCGCGCGGGCTGTCACCCTCGCAACCTCATCGATCTCGCTCAAACTCTCCTCTTCGACCATTGTCCAGCCGATCTGCCTCGAGTACCAGCTTGGCCCTCTCGCCGCTTTCCACGCGGAACTCCGCTCCCAAGCACCCCTGGCAGCCGAAGCGCAAATCCCTCAGGGAGCTGGAAGACGAATACAACGACGCTGATGACGACCTTCCCGACGATGCAAGTTTGTGGAACATCCCCATTTCTCCCCGTCCGGCCCACGATCGTCCTCAGTCGCGAGCAGCCAGCCCAAACGGCCGTAGCCCCCGGTCGCCGCCCACTCCCGATCTCGCACACTGCATCGGACACCTTGGTATCCCAAGATCACTCGTCACAGGGAGCCTCACGAGCGGCGCGGATGAGACGAAATCAGCGCTCGAGCTCTGCCGGTCCGGAACGAGGCCAAATCTCACCCCGCAACCCCCGTACCTACTCATACAACAACTACCTGTCTGATTTGTCGGAAGAAGCGAGAATTATTACGGAGGCACTCGAACACCATGCAGACGAAAGCGAGCGCAAGCATGAGGATGCAGTGCAAAACGGACTCTCTTCCGGAAAGTCCAGCTCCGATTCGCGGCCCGAGTCGATCGAACTGCCGCCTCTGCAGAAGTCGAACATCATGATTGATCCGCTGCCGATTAGtaaggagaaggaaaaggttCTGACGCGAACGCGGCCAAGCTGGCTGCCACCCAAGATCaaagggaggagaagaagcacCTGAGAGAGTATAAACTGATGATGGCCCAAGCTAAAGAAGCCGGTAAGTTTGCCTTTTTGCATGCCTTGGAATACCTGCCCCCATCTTTGGGTGGAGCAGGAATGGTGGTCTGTAAGGCATTGGAGCTAAACAGTTGCTGCAGATAAGCGCAAGGCCGCCCGGGCTGCTTCGGAGCAGTGCGAGAAAGATAATACCCGCGCAACACTCCAGAACATCTGGGATGACTACGTGACTCCCAATTGGGAGCGTGCGCTACGTGAGCCTCGCATTCGGGAGCTTTGGTGGCGAGGTATCCCACCGCGGAATCGGGGTGCCATGTGGAAGCGCGCCCTCGGCAATGAGCTGTCGCTTACTGAGACTCTTTTACCAAGGCTTTGCAAAGAGCCAAGGAGTTGCAATCCAAGGCTGACACCGAGCCGAGGGAGAACAACAAGCGTATGCTTGATTGTTTCGACGCCATCGAGGCGGATGTCACAAAAGCGTTCCCGGATCTGAACCTTTTCCAGGAAGGTGGGCCGTTGCGGGATACGCTCATTGACCTTCTACAGGCGTACTGCATGTATCGAAGCGACGTGGGTTATATCCATGGTCTTCACACTATTGCCGCACTCCTTGTGCTTCAGTTCCCTTCGTCAAGTTCCGCGTTCCTTGCCATGGCCAATGCTCTCAATCGTCCTCTGCCGGTTGCCTTTCTGACCTGGGACCGCGGCGCCATGGCTCGTACATATGGTCTTGCCACGGAGACCCTGAGATACAAATTTCCCCAATTGGCAACCCATCTGCTGGAGACGCTTCAACTCGCAGAGGAGGAGGTATGGGAGCCCATGTTCCGCTCTCTATTGACGAACGGCCTGGACCTTGAACGACTTTTCCCGTGTGTGGGATTGCTGGTGTTTGAGGTgatcgcatcatcatccgcgCTGCGATCGGAGTGATTGGCAGTCTGCAGACGCAATTGATGTCTTTCCACCAGCCCGACGACCAGTCGCGCCTCGTCGTGCGCGATATTCTCGGCTGGGGCCCTCGGCACATCGGCGCTAGTGCCCAGAAGCCCAAGGAGCGCAATAGCGCCCCCGCCGCTTCTGGATTTGGGGGCCAGGTTTCGAGTCCGGGCGTAGCTGACTATTGGATCCTCACCGCTGCTGGCAACGAGGATGGATTCATCGCTGCAGTGCGCGAGGCTGGCAAAGTGCGGAATTAGCGGTAGCCTTTGGCGCAGCTACTCGGTCCGGTGATAGTGCCCCAGCGTGACCAGCCTGAAGATCTCCCCGCCACCTCTCAGATGACTCTGATCATGTTGATCTGGAGGTAGACACGGGTTCTTATGATCACTGTTTCCCGGTCGGCTAGATGTTCGAGTCGTCGGTCCCGACTCTGCGTCTTTGAGAACCCCGTTTTTTGTCCACGTGCTTCTAAGCATACATATTAACTTCTATTCGATCGCTGGCACTTCACTTGCCCGTCAatttttccccttgaacTCTTTTTGGTCTTTACTGCTTCTCTGGCATGTCGATATTTGGCCCATCGTGTTGATCTCAtccgtttttttttacctCTTTCAATCCTGTATTACTATTAGATATTCCGATGGACTGGATGACGTTAACTTTCTGAGCGGATTCGATCGTGCTTTTGACTGGCAATTGAAGATACCTTTTACTTGATTGTGGATCGCTTTCCAACTAAACCTGAGCGTCTTTCTGTTGGATCACCGTCGTATTCTAGCGATCTTGCGTATGCCACAAGAGTTTTAAAGTTGTTCTTGGAAACGACAACTTCGGGACTCTGAGCTTGGCATATGGCAGTGCATGAAAAGAGATCGATGGAACTTGgcagatggatggagaaagggaagaaatgATTCAAAGACGGTATGAGTTATCaagcagaaaaaagagagagagatgtggGAAGACCATGTGAAGGGAACGGCGACTGTTATGATTGGGCGTAGGGTcataaaaagaaagaaaggaaaaaagaaaatcgcTCCCTCGAACCGGAATCGAGCCGGTGACCTTTCGGTTATATGTTATTCCATTACAGCCGAACGTGATATCCAACTACACCATCGAGGGTGATTTGCGATGCTAGATAACGTAAATTTGACATTATATACCATTTTGTTTAGACTTTGAAACCTCCCTGTGGCCTCGTGCGGCAGAAAATTCGATAATATATGATCCGATGTATAATAGGACCTAATCGCTTCAATTTATCCACATTAGATACGTTTCAAATGGCCGTTTTGAGCTCTGCGCAACAAATGAGTTTCATCTATGAAACTTGGGCTACACATAAGGTGATTTTACTATGAACCCCAAGTTGAGCGCAGTGATTTGGACCTTTACAGAGGGTATGCTGGGCTCTCGCAGATCTCGTCCAGAAGGGAGCCAACCTAGATGTTTACTCGATTGTCATTCATATGAATTTTTGGACTGTGGGATACAGAGATAGATGTTTATTCCAGAGTAACTGGATGGATCAGTCTGTTGGGTATCTAACTGGattcattttgtttttaGCCCCCAACATTGATACGGGTTCGCCCATGGATGATTAAGCGGAGCTTTGATGTCCATACATCCATATAAGTAGGAAGGGCATCTAACGGGTAGATTCATCGGGACGGTAGGGGCTCTTAAGATTTCTATCTGATGATACTTAGGGGTGGGAAAGGCGAGTAGACTGATGTGGGCCAACCCTAATGGATATTGAATGCATGGTCGCGAGTATCCACGTTGCGAAATATATACAAATTTCGAAAATTTGAATGTTGATTTTTGAAACCATCGATGGGACAAGGCGAGAGATCACGACTCGCCACTCCACTCTGGAACCAGCTCATCACTCGTTTTACTCTGGCGGCTCGATGGTCGGGGAATGTCTAGTCTCTGCCTACCTCCGGGTGTTCGACGTAGGTAGGGAATGAACGTAGGTATGGGACCGTTCCATATGAAAATCAACATCTGACTGGAACCTACCTGTGTCCAGAGACTAATAGGTGAGCATCCGAGTAACTTTACCTTATTGTTTGAATGAGATCGTACATTACGTTTGGAAATCCCCCGCTGCATATTCTGACTTCAGAGTCCAGTCAAGCCTGTCAAGGGCAAGGTATCAACTGGACCGTCCAGGTCGGTGTCTCATTGGCGTTTGGACGGTTTTATCAAGTTCGTGTCGACATTTTGTGTTGGCTGAAGGGTTACGTTGGGGCGTGGATCGATATGAGCATAGTGTCCTTGATGTCTTCAAGTCGAGAAGGCTCTACAAACGCATTCAGTCGACTCAGGCGCGACAGAGGAATGAAGAATGAAACGGATTTCTTCAGGGTTACTTTGAATGACCAAACAAGCAAAGCACGTGGGGTTGAAGCGACAAATTATCGTGTTCTGACAACTTTTGGAGAGCGTGATTTTTCCCTGCCCTATAGTCTGTTTGAGCTACGACTCCAATCCTCTAGATATGAGGGCCAGAGCCAGTGAGCATATGATTTATTGGAGCACTTGATCTCTTACCCGTCGATGTGCAGCCCGAGCACGTGGCCTTGAATGCACAGCGGACTTCTCTCGACCACTGACACATCACCAACCCTGAAAACAGGAAGGGCTCACTTTTATTTTCGCGCGCAACAAATCATGCACAGGGTCGAGGAGTACTTGTCTCCTCTTACCTGGCAGCTAGTCAGCTCTGATTGGGACCGACAATGACCAACATCAGGATCCAGGAGATCAAAGTTCAAGCAAAAGACCAAAGCCAATCAGAAGAAAACAGTACACTCCATAGGAAAAGCTTGAACCTGCGGCTTGACTTCAATATCCGACACGGCATAGGTAAGCGATGCTTTTTCCCCCCGAGTCGGCCTTTCCCCCAAAGGAGCAGTGCGGTGATTCTGTCAGATCTGATGggtggagagactggaggcAGATTCCAACGCGGGCAAAGTGCGCGATTTTTCATCACCACACCCTCTGCGGGATAACTAATTGACTCGAAGCATGCTCGGCGAGAAAAGTTCGGTTCATTCAAATTAAAATTGAAAGTCAGAACCGCGCACAAGTCAGTGTTAAGCGTAGGCTCCCATGTTTCCCTCGCTATTAATTGAGCTGATTTTCTAGTGAACCCAGTTGGCCAGTGCTTTGGCGGGGAAAGTCTTCCGGTTTCTCACTTTATTCGCATCATAAGTCTTTCTTCAATACATCTTGAGTGATCCATGGATCGGTGTCTAGCAACAGCGCCAGTCTTCAATAAGGACGGGGATGAGAAATAATTATATGCTACATCATACACTGTCGAAAAACATAATTTACGAGACGGTGTGTCACCACAATTTGAATATATATTTGACGACTATAGAATGACCTAGCGCAGCATAGCAGCTTTGGAATCACAATGCCCGTTTCTCCTCTTGAGCGGTTTATTGGGCCAATGACGGAAGCGCCACACACCAGAGCTTTCAAGGTGGCGTCCATTATGAATATTCAAATATGCCGTAGCTTTGAGTAGGTATTTATCCTGACTCGGGCTTGGTTCAGGTATACGACAGGTACCGGGTATTATTTGAGTACTGTAGCCTTCTATCTCCCCTCAGTTTTCCGTAGTCACTTCTGTTGAAAATGCCTCCGTCTGAACAAAAACAATCAGTAGAATGGACCCGCGCTACTGACGGTTTAAGCGACAAGTGCATCAAATGTTTGTCTGACATTCAACTGCACTGGCGACCTATTCGATCGAACGGCCTAACATCGAGGATATACGATATCCATGCTGTACATATGCTGAGGTAGATTGTAGCAGTACATACCCGGCCATAGTACATATGCAGCTGCAGACTCCTTTCGTTGTTCGTGTCGGTATGTAGTATCCTGATCATGGGTGATCTTTGCTATCCTCGTGACCCACATAGATACCATGATGTACACCCAGACTACTACCCACAGCACACGATGGGTGGCGCATCTGGCATATAGCAGTTACAGGTATGGACATGGTGATCCATGTCGCCCGTGTGGTAAAATCGTGCTCAGCCCTCGATCTGGTTGAGGCTCCCGTTCCATCCCCAGAGTCGGATAAGATAAGCCGCATCTCCGGGGATTGGTCCGATCGAATATCTCTCATACTTAACTGAGCGCCATTTCCCCCTACCACCTCTCGAGTTCTTCAAACTCCGGTGTGAGAGGCCCCCGAAAAAGTGCGCAAAGGACCGGTCCGCGCAAATTATCACGTTCTTGGTTCATCCCAAATGGCTCGTCGGGAATGGACAGATACACTACACCGCACCGCTGGAGTCGACACCCCCCCGTAGAGACAGCGGGATTCAAGGGGCCGGTATGAACAGGTGATAAATACTTTCCCAGGACGTCCGGCTGGCCCTCGAAAATCGATGATCACTTCTTTCCACGTCTTTCTAGTTGATTtgtttcttcccctcccgccctcttcttctctctacACCAGTAATTTCAAGTCAGCACAGTCCGAGCATTCACATACTGCTGCTGTGCCGCTCTACTGATCTTGCCAACGGTTGCTGCCTCTCCCTCTGGGGTCTCCCGCTACCTGAACGGTTGCAAGCTTGATGAAGGAAGGAAATTGCCGCCAATACGAGGCCTGGACGGTCGTGGCCGCGCAACAACCCAATATGAATCCAGACATGAGACACAACCATCACCTCACACGGCAAAAGTGGTCCTCCATTCAAGGTCACGATGAATGTGCCCCAGGCAACCCTATTTTCAAGAACGACGACAGACCCAGTATGACGTCCGTATCAACAATCAATCAGCCATTACTGCAACCGTCCATGATAAGATCCTCTCCTGCATATGCATCCATTTCAGAATCCCTCGACTCTCATCGCCCTTTCAATGACAAGTACGGCCGCTGCCTGGAGATCCTGCACTATGGCACGAACAGCACCGTCCGCCTCCACCAGACCAAGCTGTCCGCGTATgggaagaaatcaaaacagCTTTTTGCCGTCAAGGTCTACCGATATTACAACAACATTGTCCGTGGATCACATAGTCTCGCCCGCGAGTCGTGTTGCGCGGCAGCCTCTATCGCCAATTTCCATCCTCGACACCCGAACATCCTCGCAATCACGGAGATTCTCCACAACGAGCGTGGCGAACTATGTCTCGTGATGCCCTTCTGCGCAGGTGGCGACCTTCACGAACTGCTCTCTCGCTCGGGACCCTTGGCAACCAGCGAGGCGGATTGTATCATTGCTCAGATGCTGGGGGCTGTGTCTTTTTTGCATGAAAATGGAACGGCCCATCGAGATCTTCGCCTTGAGACGGTCCTTCTCACTCAACGCGGGGCCGTCAAGATCGCCGGCTTGGTGACGATCATATTCAACGACTGTGGAAAGAGTGCGCTGTCGCCCCGGCCGAGCGTGACGAGCACCATGACGAGAGTGAGACCGATGCTGCACGGCCTTCGCGCGGAAAGTCAtggtctttctctttgcccTGGCTTGTCGCTCCATTCAATCACATCAGTGGTGGCAAGGGGAATAGCGGAGAGTCGGCGGGTTCTCCCGCCTTGTTTCCTGGAATCAGCTGGCCGTATATTGCCCCTGAAGGATACTCGTCCTCATCACGTCGTCCATCATATCGAGATCATATTGAGTgtgatgaggacgaggaaaatGAAGATGGCTGTCGTGATCCTCGACCAGCTGACGTGTGGGCTACGGCAGTGATCTACATGGCCCTGATTACCGGCCGCTTACTCTACTCTGGCGAAGTGCGCGGCCCAACCGTGAGGACGCAAAGTATCTGGAATATCTCCATTGtcgtcgagaagaagatggatATCCGCCCATCGAAGCATTAGGAAAGGTATGTCAAGACCGCCCAGCCCCCCCTCGCATCTCATCTCGTTTTCCTCTACCATCCCACGGGgccttttgggggggggggggatccaTCCCAAATCCAATCAGATTCATGGTTCGCTGATAGAAATTTCTTCTTGCAAAACATTCAGAGACGACGCAATGCAATCTACGCAATGCTTCACCCGATAGCACGCAAGCGCATTTCCGCAACAGACATGTTACGATCAGAGTGGATCCAGAGCGTGTCAGTCTGTGAATCTGGGAAGAATGGATACTGAAAGGTTTCTGGTATCTGTTCAAATTCTTATAACGAAGTGACGAGTAGCACATCACACAGTGCAGGCTTAATACGATCCCCGACAAATGATCATCTAGGCTGGGCACGTGTAATTCTCCACCAGTTCTTGGCTGATGAACTATGTTCGCTTAAGCCGTTGTAAATCCAATATAATTTACAACAAGGGGTTCTCTGGCTGATTTGTCTGATCGAGACCAAAACCTGAACAATGGCGGACTCTTGGAAGCTGTGACTTACGCACCAGGGTCAGTCACCAAGTCTCCGTAACagcagagagaaagagagagggagaggtAGGGAAAGGGAATTTCTAGAAAGTGGGGTTCAGTCGGTACTTGAATGATACAAATGCGTGTCGGAAATCTATATTTGCAAAAAAAGACTTTCATGAAAATACacaaggggggaaaaagccGCCCTGGAGAAAATGTTCATCTAGAGTTTAGCCTTCGCGGCCTCACTCACAGGGGCAACCTCGACCATCATTTTGCCCGTGTTCACTCCCTTGTACAAATCGACCAAAGCCTGGGGCGCACCCTCGATACCACCGGGGACGATGTGCTCCTTACGCTTGAGCTTGCCTTGCGACAACCAGGAGGCCAGCTCCTGCAGCGCCGTAGGGTATTTCTTCGCATAgtcgaagacgatgaagccCTTCATGGTGACTCGTTGAGACTGGACGAGATgttagaaaaagaaagtatCCTGGACTCGCTCTGATGGGAACAAAGTCTCATCCCCATCAACCTTCGCGACGATATAAACTTACAATCACAGTCATGAAGCTGGTCGGGCCCTGCGGCTTGGCAGCGTTATATTGGCTGATGGCGCCGCAGATGACAAATCGAGAGTCGCGAGCAGCGCGTGCCAAGCAAGCATCCAAGATCTCACCACCGGTGTTGTCAAAGAAGACATCGATATACTCGGGAGTGGCGTCCTTCAGTTGCTTTTTCCAGTCGGCATCCTTGTAGTTGATTGCCACATCGAAGCCCAGCTCCCGCACCAGGAAATCACACTTCTCCCGGCTTCCTGCCAAACCGACTACCCTCTTTGCgcccttgatcttggcaatCTGTCCCGCGACCATTCCCGTTGCACCGG
This genomic window from Penicillium oxalicum strain HP7-1 chromosome III, whole genome shotgun sequence contains:
- a CDS encoding putative NADP-dependent oxidoreductase YfmJ → MSSYKQIIYTKTPNPAIDPSLTGGTFSIKTVARPSNVAADKVLVRTHYLSLDPAMRQWLTAKRSYIAPVEIGAVMRGQSIAQIIAVGKDLTSKFKAGDWVVAYTGWQEYAVLGAKEVEKFVLPPGGRPTDAMSVLGMTGLTAYFGMTEVGHPKAGETVVVSGAAGATGMVAGQIAKIKGAKRVVGLAGSREKCDFLVRELGFDVAINYKDADWKKQLKDATPEYIDVFFDNTGGEILDACLARAARDSRFVICGAISQYNAAKPQGPTSFMTVISQRVTMKGFIVFDYAKKYPTALQELASWLSQGKLKRKEHIVPGGIEGAPQALVDLYKGVNTGKMMVEVAPVSEAAKAKL